A genomic segment from Aegilops tauschii subsp. strangulata cultivar AL8/78 chromosome 1, Aet v6.0, whole genome shotgun sequence encodes:
- the LOC109739428 gene encoding uncharacterized protein, producing the protein MTPPFRPSPSSTAPAPRGCGGERCASGRDAWPLHHVRHNDVFCRLCSSCVLLYHPASFCSACLLLLHTDAAAAAAAAAQDPHFDPAVAPPGPTAECSNCGLFVAHVACIPDLVSFVCPPCAAEAEGRPFTYAPAARRVMDERAARILLVAARLAHESIGRAAAAAREEAERRVQEAAVARKRSREMLDAAFRALEEEARAAKIKEEEEAAREAKNKKEKPAAAQPPKKKTPKSSESSRDRDKMLKFNAMQQPALAFAAAAAAAASSMPLSTPLSTPTPREDKKPMKLEEQQGSTDTVADEDVKGLFGTLQS; encoded by the exons ATGACGCCCCCCTTCCGCCCGTCCCCATCCTCCACCGCCCCCGCCCCCCGCGGCTGCGGCGGCGAGCGCTGCGCCTCCGGCCGCGATGCCTGGCCGCTCCACCACGTCCGCCACAACGACGTCTTCTGCcgcctctgctcctcctgcgtcCTCCTCTACCACCCCGCCTCCTTCTGCTccgcctgcctcctcctcctccacacggacgccgccgccgccgccgccgccgcggcgcaGGACCCCCACTTCGaccccgccgtcgccccgccggGCCCCACCGCCGAGTGCTCCAATTGCGGCCTCTTCGTCGCCCATGTCGCCTGCATCCCCGACCTCGTCTCCTTCGTCTGCCCGCCGTGCGCCGCCGAGGCGGAGGGCCGGCCCTTCACCTacgcgcccgccgcccgccgcgtgATGGACGAGCGCGCCGCGCGGATCCTCCTCGTCGCGGCGCGCCTCGCGCACGAGTCCAtcggccgcgccgccgccgccgcccgcgaggAGGCGGAGCGCCGCGTCCAGGAGGCTGCCGTCGCGCGGAAGCGGTCGCGGGAAATGCTGGACGCGGCCTTCCGGGCGCTCGAGGAGGAGGCCAGGGCCGCCAAgatcaaggaggaggaggaggccgccagggaggccaagaacaagaaggagaagcCCGCTGCGGCCCAGCCGCCCAAGAAGAAGACCCCTAAGAGCAGCGAGTCGAGCAGGGACAGGGATAAGATGCTCAAGTTCAACGCCATGCAGCAGCCGGCGCTGGCATTTGCTGCGGCAGCCGCTGCCGCAGCCAGCTCAATGCCACTGTCGACGCCATTGTCAACCCCAACACCCAGGGAGGACAAGAAGCCCATGAAACTGGAGGAGCAGCAAG GTTCAACGGACACAGTAGCAGATGAGGATGTGAAGGGGTTGTTTGGGACCTTGCAATCATAA
- the LOC109739427 gene encoding uncharacterized protein produces the protein MTRWDEILTLPVQNPTILEFSAADITWSMVEGWKDSMDRLALIPFSRVGDFVRGESNNKACPTRFHVEARRRRSPTMTCKPKVDGILEYILYWCSFGPDDYRKGGAVRPSRSSCGKRKTPAGRPNTKRGCVCHFIVKRLIAEPSLALVIYNHNKHVDKKGTPCHGPMDKMAVGTKAMFAPYISDELLLEVMSLLYVGIPVETIMQRHTEMVEKQGGPSNRDDLLTHRYVRRLERKMRRSVYELDDDDAVSMNKWVENNQDCVFFYEDFSDNDTFVLGIQTDWQLQQMIQYGSRSLLASDSKFGTNKLKYPVHSILVFDQQKNAIPVAWIITPNFTHGEIHRWMGALYDRVRTKDPTWQLGGFIIDDPLTDVRTIREVFQCPVLISLWRVRHAWHKNLMSKCSDFERRSMMSKRLGEAISSICRGNGDIELFQAFLEDFIDCSGFVDYFKALWFPRLGAWTGVLKTNPLATAEVASAIERYHHLLKLRLLNEADESIYQRADWLVHKLGTKVHSYCWLDEFSGKDSFSRYWRSEWKTGPNPWQQGLQIPDSDIVIEGNCARVVCQKHKDKSHAILNPGSELALCDCSWSRKGNLCKHAMKSAKVCRDRGLAPPSLALLRYYQALANVVHCPPNDSVICDHAIAVAVSVRTQLDALLSATNGSSPDTSLFKGPQSTSDNEPRELDVQEANIENGSEVPADEDSDEDSPACKKRKPRGPSDEDEIATATQVSEAESSQATSLRELDRCQDSPAPQERVRRETSDGYEGTAVMEISDDEEETAAAQITQPSESENSQATCVQEIDRNQDSPARQERGGR, from the exons GGACTCAATGGACAGGCTTGCACTCATTCCATTTTCTAGGGTGGGTGATTTTGTCAGAGGAGAATCAAACAACAAAGCATGCCCGACAAGATTCCACGTTGAGGCACGGAGAAGGCGTTCTCCAACCATGACCTGCAAACCAAAAGTCGACGGGATACTTGAGTATATTCT GTATTGGTGTTCTTTTGGTCCAGATGATTATAGAAAGGGTGGTGCTGTCCGGCCTAGCAGATCCTCTTGCGGAAAGAGGAAAACACCCGCTGGTCGCCCTAATACAAAGAGGGGGTGtgtttgccattttattgtgaaGCGTTTGATCGCTGAACCATCATTGGCTCTTGTGATATATAACCACAACAAGCATGTAGATAAGAAAGGCACACCATGTCATGGTCCCATGGACAAGATGGCTGTAGGGACGAAGGCAATGTTTGCACCTTACATATCGGATGAATTACTTCTTGAAGTTATGTCTTTGCTCTATGTTGGTATTCCTGTCGAGACCATAATGCAGAGACATACTGAAATGGTTGAAAAGCAAGGAGGACCATCAAATCGTGATGATCTTCTTACTCACAGATATGTTAGAAGGCTGGAAAGAAAAATGCGGCGTTCTGTTTATGAACTTGATGATGACGATGCTGTTAGTATGAACAAATGGGTTGAAAATAACCAGGACTGTGTATTTTTCTATGAAGATTTTTCCGATAATGATACCTTTGTCTTGGGCATTCAGACAGATTGGCAGCTACAGCAGATGATTCAGTATGGCAGCCGCAGTTTACTGGCTTCTGATTCAAAGTTTGGAACAAACAAGTTAAAG TATCCTGTACATAGCATCCTTGTTTTCGACCAGCAGAAAAATGCAATTCCTGTTGCTTGGATCATCACTCCCAATTTTACACATGGTGAGATACATAGATGGATGGGTGCTCTATATGATCGAGTTCGTACGAAAGACCCGACATGGCAGTTGGGTGGCTTCATTATTGATGATCCCTTGACCGATGTCCGCACTATAAG GGAAGTGTTTCAGTGCCCGGTGTTGATTTCCTTATGGCGTGTCCGTCACGCTTGGCATAAAAATTTGATGAGCAAGTGTTCAGATTTTGAGAGGCGTTCAATGATGTCGAAACGACTTGGTGAGGCAATATCCAGCATCTGCAGAGGAAATGGTGATATAGAATTATTTCAGGCCTTCCTGGAAGATTTTATTGATTGCTCTGGCTTTGTGGACTACTTCAAAGCTCTATGGTTTCCAAGACTTG GGGCATGGACAGGCGTCCTGAAGACCAACCCGTTGGCTACTGCTGAGGTAGCTTCAGCAATTGAGAGGTACCATCACCTGCTAAAACTTCGTCTGTTGAATGAGGCAGATGAAAGTATCTACCAGCGTGCAGACTGGTTGGTTCATAAGTTGGGTACGAAGGTTCACTCTTACTGCTGGTTGGATGAATTTTCTGGGAAAGACAGTTTCTCTCGTTACTGGAGGAGTGAGTGGAAAACTGGCCCAAACCCATGGCAGCAGGGATTGCAAATTCCAGATTCTGATATTGTAATTGAAGGCAACTGTGCTAGAGTGGTCTGCCAGAAACACAAGGACAAGTCCCATGCCATACTGAACCCAGGTTCTGAGCTTGCATTGTGTGACTGTAGCTGGTCAAGGAAGGGAAACCTTTGCAAGCATGCAATGAAGTCGGCTAAGGTTTGCCGTGACAGGGGATTGGCGCCGCCATCTTTGGCGCTGCTTCGCTATTACCAGGCACTGGCAAATGTTGTCCATTGCCCACCCAATGACTCTGTGATATGTGACCATGCAATCGCCGTGGCAGTTTCTGTGAGAACACAGTTAGATGCGTTGCTTTCCGCCACCAATGGCAGTTCTCCAGATACCTCACTCTTCAAGGGTCCACAATCAACCAGTGACAATGAACCCAGAGAACTTGATGTTCAGGAAGCCAACATTGAAAATGGCAGTGAAGTTCCCGCTGATGAGGATAGTGATGAGGACAGTCCTGCTTGCAAGAAAAGAAAGCCTAGAGGACCATCTGATGAAGACGAAATCGCTACAGCGACGCAAGTTTCTGAAGCTGAGAGCAGTCAAGCAACTTCTTTACGGGAACTTGATCGATGTCAGGATAGTCCTGCTCCCCAGGAAAGAGTGCGCAGAGAAACTTCTGACGGGTATGAAGGAACTGCGGTGATGGAAATTTCTGATGACGAGGAAGAAACTGCAGCGGCGCAAATCACGCAACCTTCTGAAAGTGAGAACAGTCAAGCGACTTGTGTGCAGGAAATTGATCGCAATCAGGATAGTCCTGCTCGCCAGGAAAGAGGGGGCAGATAA